A genomic stretch from Lathyrus oleraceus cultivar Zhongwan6 chromosome 2, CAAS_Psat_ZW6_1.0, whole genome shotgun sequence includes:
- the LOC127122924 gene encoding uncharacterized protein LOC127122924 — translation MPLRAIKGQVVADFIVDHSIDANALNYLELGPWKLYFNGSSHKDGTGVGVVIISPNKIPTKFQYKLEGTFSNNEAEYEALIAGLEMLLELGATRVKIMGDSELVIKQITKEYRCTKENLIMYFIIANRLLKRFEMVSIRHIPRLENQVANNLAQIASEYKISKENLHKVIEVRGKVVATD, via the coding sequence ATGCCATTAAGAGCTATTAAAGGACAAGTGGTAGCAGACTTTATAGTCGACCACTCCATAGATGCAAATGCACTAAACTATCTCGAATTGGGACCTTGGAAGTTATACTTCAATGGGTCTAGTCATAAGGATGGTACAGGCGTTGgggttgtaattatttctcctaataaaattccaacaaaattccAGTACAAATTAGAAGGTACCTTCTCAAATAatgaggctgaatatgaagcccTCATAGCAGGACTTGAAATGTTGTTGGAATTAGGGGCAACTCGAGTCAAAATAATGGGTGATTCAGAGTTGGTCATAAAGCAGATCACAAAAGAATATAGATGTACTAAGGAGAATTTAATTATGTATTTCATAATCGCCAATCGACTGTTAAAAAGATTTGAAATGGTTTCTATTCGACACATACCTCGACTAGAAAATCAAGTGGCTAACAATTTAGCCCAGATTGCATCCGagtataaaatttcaaaagaaaatttgCATAAAGTCATTGAAGTCAGAGGAAAGGTCGTAGCAACAGATTAG
- the LOC127122925 gene encoding uncharacterized protein LOC127122925 yields MVNRNQNDDDIIRQVRHGDMAADNNLVVIVKRIMARNGVNFGLRRPNYTSPASEYILQAEAPPRTKIPKFTKFVGDTTESTVEHMARYLIDAGDMSNNESLRIKFFPSSITKNAFTWFTTLPQSSIHTWNQLERMFHEQFYMGQTKISLKELTSIKRKFSEPIDDYLNRDLVQNAIQEGRLKFGDKTQSQMKIDSDPLQVAEAHYTELEEVNLIEVADDFNMTEVTKDIVNGPVMAKVHEYFEKMPLDDFTQKAA; encoded by the exons ATGGTGAATAGAAACCAAAATGATGATGATATCATACGGCAAGTTCGACACGGCGATATGGCAGCAGATAATAATCTAGTAGTTATAGTTAAAAGAATTATGGCTCGAAATGGGGTAAATTTCGGCCTTAGAAGGCCAAATTATACGTCACCTGCGTCAGAGTATATATTGCAGGCAGAAGCACCCCCTAGAAccaaaatccccaaattcaccAAGTTTGTCGGGGATACCACTGAGTCCACTGTCGAGCACATGGCTAGATATTTAATTGATGCTGGAGATATGTCAAACAATGAGAGCCTTAGGATAAAATTCTTTCCAAGTTCTATCACAAAGAATGCTTTTACATGGTTCACCACCTTGCCCCAAAGTTCGATCCACACTTGGAACCAACTGGAAAGAatgttccatgaacagttttacatggGGCAAACGAAAATAAGTTTGAAGGAGTTGACTAGTATCAAGCGAAAGTTCAGTgaaccaattgatgactatctaAATAG ggatcttgtgcaAAATGCCATCCAGGAAGGAAGACTCAAGTTCGGAGACAAAACACAGAGCCAGATGAAGATCGACTCTGATCCTCTACAAGTAGCTGAGGCCCATTATACTGAACTAGAAGAAGTGAACCTTATTGAAGTCGCTGATGATTTCAACATGACTGAAGTCACTAAGGACATCGTCAATGGACCTGTTATGGCCAAGGTTCATGAATACTTCGAGAAAATGCCTCTTGATGATTTCACTCAAAAGGCTGCATGA